One Elaeis guineensis isolate ETL-2024a chromosome 10, EG11, whole genome shotgun sequence genomic window carries:
- the LOC140852225 gene encoding uncharacterized protein gives MKALLGSQDIWDIVERGYEEAGEADTLTVQQREVLWDKRKKDKKALYFIYQAIDESAFEKIAAATTSKEAWEILQNAYKGIKKVKKIRFQTLRGEFEALQMKESESISDFFTRVLTIVNQLRRNGETLDDNQVVEKILRSLDHKFDYVVVAIEESKDLDTMTVDELMGSLQAYEQRILKRRQEPLKQVLQSKLSVNDKKDESRGESSQRSRGHGRGRGHGRGRAYGRGRGRGDHNNVEEGNQNHGGRGQRGRGRRYDKGQVQCYNCNKFGHYSFECYSNQSNQVHEKANYAKKDDDKDDVLLLARKGGDATNQNMWYLDSGVSNHMSGHKEIFMELDEMVNGHVSFGDASKVKVKGIGKILIQLKDGSQ, from the coding sequence ATGAAGGCGTTGCTTGGATCTCAAGATATTTGGGACATAGTTGAAAGAGGTTATGAAGAAGCTGGAGAAGCGGATACTCTTACGGTGCAACAACGAGAGGTCCTGTGGgataagaggaagaaagataaGAAGGCTCTCTACTTCATCTATCAAGCCATAGATGAGTCGGCTTTTGAGAAGATTGCGGCGGCCACGACTTCTAAAGAAGCATGGGAGATTCTTCAAAATGCATACAAAGGAATTAAGAAAGTGAAGAAAATTCGCTTTCAAACTCTTAGAGGTGAATTTGAAGCCCTACAAATGAAAGAGTCCGAATCCATCTCGGATTTCTTTACAAGAGTCTTGACCATTGTAAACCAATTGAGGAGAAATGGTGAGACACTTGATGACAATCAGGTCGTAGAGAAAATCCTACGATCTTTGGACCATAAATTTGATTATGTTGTGGTGGCCATTGAAGAGTCCAAAGATTTGGACACTATGACGGTGGATGAGCTTATGGGTTCGCTTCAAGCCTATGAACAAAGAATACTAAAGAGAAGACAAGAGCCATTGAAGCAAGTTCTGCAAAGCAAGCTCTCCGTCAATGATAAGAAGGATGAGTCAAGAGGCGAAAGTAGCCAAAGAAGCCGTGGTCATGGTCGAGGACGTGGTCATGGTAGAGGTCGAGCCTATGGTCGTGGTAGAGGCCGTGGTGACCACAACAATGTTGAGGAAGGCAACCAAAATCATGGAGGAAGAGGACAAAGAGGTAGAGGCCGAAGGTATGACAAAGGTCAAGTTCAATGTTACAATTGCAATAAGTTTGGGCATTACTCTTTTGAGTGCTACTCTAATCAATCTAATCAAGTTCATGAGAAAGCAAATTATGCCAAAAAAGATGATGATAAAGATGACGTGCTTCTACTAGCACGAAAAGGAGGAGATGCtaccaatcaaaatatgtggtacTTGGACTCCGGTGTAAGTAACCACATGTCCGGGCATAAAGAAATTTTCATGGAACTTGATGAAATGGTGAATGGTCATGTTTCATTTGGAGATGCTTCTAAGGTAAAAGTGAAGGGTATTGGTAAGATACTTATTCAACTCAAAGATGGAAGCCAATAA